The window TCGCAATGTTGCAGGCGGCATCAGCGAAGAAACCGAAGGCGTTGTCGCCATCACAAACAAGACCATCGCAGGCGTTTCGCAGAAAGGGCCGTTTGCAAAGGGTTCCAGCGTATACCTCAGAGAAACAAGCAAAGACGGAAGCCTCACCCCTACCGGCAAGGAGTTTTACGCCACCATTCGAAACGATGCCGGCGAATTCAAGATTGAAAACATCAATCTCGAAAGCCAATACGCATTGCTCACCGCCGAAGGATTCTACAATAGAGAATTCACGCATTCATTTTCGGACTGCTCTATTTCTCTAAATGCAGCAAGCGACATCAGCAGCCGCAATTCCACGAACATCAATTTGTTCACGCACTTTGAATACCCACGCATCTTAAATCTCGTCAGTTCCGGGATGCCTTTCAACGCTGCAAAAGCTCAAGCCGAAAAAGAAATATTCGCCCAATTCGGTTACGAGAAACACGAGCATTCTGCAGAAGACCTCGACATTAACGGACAAACCGAAGAAGATCGTATTTTGTACGAAGTCAGCAAAATGGTGGATAGAAATTTCTTTATTGGAGAATATATCCCGATTTCCAAAACCGTTCACAGAGATTACAGTTTCTCCTGCAAAGAAGTAAAAACACTCATCGACAGCATTGCCAACGATTTCGCAGCAGACGGCACCCTTAACAACAGCTTAACAGAAAAAATAGCCGCATACTCGTTCGTATTCCAAAAAGAGAACGCAACAAACGTCTTAAGTCGTTACGAAAATCTCGGGTCATGCACCCAAGAAAATCTCGGCCAACACACCAAGTTGCAATACGCAATTCCCATAGAAATAACAAATATGCCAACCAACACAGCCGATACATCCTTCACTTACGAATACGCGATTTGTACTGGAAAAAAATGGTTCCTCCTTTCAGGCGAACAATTTGAAAATTCAACAAAAAAGATTGAACACCAAACAGGCTCCATAACCGACCCTAGAGATGGTAAAACCTATAAAACAACAAGTTTCACCTTTAAAGAAAAAACGTATGAATGGATGGCAGAAAATCTTCAATTTGCTGGCAATTCTGCAACTCAAAACGAAGAAAATCAAAAAGGCATTTATACACGAGAAGAAGCTTTAGTCCTAAAGGACAGCTCATTCATTCAGCATTACGAGGCTGTACTAGACAGGAAAGAAATCTTTTACCAAGGAATCTGTCCTGAAGGCTGGCATATTCCAAATACTAACGAATGGAAAGCACTTCTTGAATATGTAGGTTCACCTAGCAACTTATACAGCAAAGATTGGAACAAAATCTACTTTACTAATAGAATACTAGAAGACAACATCGAATTCGGAGCAATACCTATATTTTTCGAGCCCATTGCTACAAATCATAACTCCTTTGTACCATACGCACACTTCATTGCATTTGCTTATGCACAAATAAATGAAAATTATTCTACTTGCAAAACAGGCTCACCCGAAGAACTCGAAGAGGTCAGTTGCGATACAAAAGGAGACATCTCCTTTGATGTAAACAGCGATTACATCTACGATAACACTCCTCTCAGACAATCCAATTTCTATTCCGTTTTTTTCGGTTCATCAGCAAGACTACTGAATAATACGGGTTATTTTCCAACCCTAATAATCGACTTTTGGAACACCAATTACAAAACACTCAAATCAAATGTTCTAGACCTTAAACTCAACGTTCGTTGTGTCAAAAATTAAAGGAGGAAACCATGCTTATCAAATCTTTTTTCAATGGGCTCATCGCAACTCCCATACTGGCACTAAGCCTGCTATTTCAGGCATGTAGCAACGAGTCAACGTTCAGCCCAATTGCATCCAATGGCGAAAGCGACGCTGTCTTATCTGGAGAAACCGTATCGGGAATTTCGCAAAAAGGGCCATTCATCAAAGGTTCAACCGTTACACTCTACGAACTCGACGAGCAACTGCACCAAACAGGAATTCACTATTCCACAACAATAGACAACGACGAAGGCAAGTATCACATCGATAGCGTAGTCCTAAGCAAGCCTTACGCATGGATGGTTGTCAAAGGTAATTTCATCAACGAAATTACAGGAAAACGATCATTCACCCCCATCACATTGAATGGTCTTGTCAAGATTGAAAAAAACAAAGACGTCAACATCAACATTCTGAGTCACTTGGCGTTTAACAGAATTCAATACTTGGTACAACAAGGTTTAAATGTTACACAAGCCCAAAAGCAAGCCGAAATTGAAGTCCTCAAAGCCTTCAACATCGATGATGACGGGACGCCTTTCGAAAACATGGATATTTTCGCCAATGGCGAAGGAGACGCAAAGCTCCTAGCGATTACCCTTATACTCCTCAACCATCACGATGGCGACATTGCCCAAACCATTGACCTTTTAGCACAAATCACATACGATCTAGAAACAGACGGCGTATGGAGCGATACGACTTTAAAGAATAGAGTAAAAGAGAACTCCTATTCAGCGACATACGGGACATTCAATTCAGCCCGAGAAAACATGAAATACATGAAAAAGACTATTCCAAATTTTGAAAAGTATATAAACAAATTCATTTCACCGGAACATCAAGGATTAGTGTGGGGGCATTGTAAAAATGAGGGTGAATTACAAAAGAACAATGCTTATCGGGATTCTCTCCATATCTGCCATGATTCTACATGGGTTGAATACACTGGTTTCAGAAGCTTGAGCGATCCCATTGTTGATACCACCGGTAAATTTGGAACCTTAGTCGATTCTCGTGATGGTCATGTTTATAAAACGCTCACCTTAAAGTTTGAGAACGGAGATTCTGCCGTATGGATGGCAAATACACTTGAATTTAATAAAACTGAATACGTATATGAAGATATATATACAAAACTATGTCCTGACAATTGGCACATTACGAGCAAAAAAGAATGGAACAACATGCTTGAACTGATCCAAAAGAATTACCAATATGGAGAGCTATTATTCGACCAAGGCTTTGATTTTTATCG of the Fibrobacter sp. UWB2 genome contains:
- a CDS encoding FISUMP domain-containing protein, with amino-acid sequence RNVAGGISEETEGVVAITNKTIAGVSQKGPFAKGSSVYLRETSKDGSLTPTGKEFYATIRNDAGEFKIENINLESQYALLTAEGFYNREFTHSFSDCSISLNAASDISSRNSTNINLFTHFEYPRILNLVSSGMPFNAAKAQAEKEIFAQFGYEKHEHSAEDLDINGQTEEDRILYEVSKMVDRNFFIGEYIPISKTVHRDYSFSCKEVKTLIDSIANDFAADGTLNNSLTEKIAAYSFVFQKENATNVLSRYENLGSCTQENLGQHTKLQYAIPIEITNMPTNTADTSFTYEYAICTGKKWFLLSGEQFENSTKKIEHQTGSITDPRDGKTYKTTSFTFKEKTYEWMAENLQFAGNSATQNEENQKGIYTREEALVLKDSSFIQHYEAVLDRKEIFYQGICPEGWHIPNTNEWKALLEYVGSPSNLYSKDWNKIYFTNRILEDNIEFGAIPIFFEPIATNHNSFVPYAHFIAFAYAQINENYSTCKTGSPEELEEVSCDTKGDISFDVNSDYIYDNTPLRQSNFYSVFFGSSARLLNNTGYFPTLIIDFWNTNYKTLKSNVLDLKLNVRCVKN
- a CDS encoding FISUMP domain-containing protein; its protein translation is MLIKSFFNGLIATPILALSLLFQACSNESTFSPIASNGESDAVLSGETVSGISQKGPFIKGSTVTLYELDEQLHQTGIHYSTTIDNDEGKYHIDSVVLSKPYAWMVVKGNFINEITGKRSFTPITLNGLVKIEKNKDVNINILSHLAFNRIQYLVQQGLNVTQAQKQAEIEVLKAFNIDDDGTPFENMDIFANGEGDAKLLAITLILLNHHDGDIAQTIDLLAQITYDLETDGVWSDTTLKNRVKENSYSATYGTFNSARENMKYMKKTIPNFEKYINKFISPEHQGLVWGHCKNEGELQKNNAYRDSLHICHDSTWVEYTGFRSLSDPIVDTTGKFGTLVDSRDGHVYKTLTLKFENGDSAVWMANTLEFNKTEYVYEDIYTKLCPDNWHITSKKEWNNMLELIQKNYQYGELLFDQGFDFYRSSEYYVSTTDEYINIHYSKGEVYQTSGTFNPNYVTSGTEKIRCIKDYPKPEKIPVDTAKYGKLIDNRDGNVYKTLDIEMSDGTTVTWMASLLEFEAPATTDSNTYYAPQHFPGYGRTYTYKQILNKPDDADTTELYPLLYAAESGEKIQGICPEKYHIPNYHEWDKLLEISQSNEQIKQLLIYPQQDFNKRTNTYAFYDESLVDNFNITGNHDREKEVVSPWRWTFTATMQPFTRTSIIGKKLSYESEYYYRPPHTLRCVKD